A region of Sphingobium baderi DNA encodes the following proteins:
- the gatA gene encoding Asp-tRNA(Asn)/Glu-tRNA(Gln) amidotransferase subunit GatA, with protein sequence MPNSTDKNALTDLTVAEIRDGFRGGAFSAREVAEAFNANVAAAKALNAFIVETPEKALAAADAADRAKAAGEALKPLAGVPIGMKDLFCTEGVQTTAASHMLEGFTPTYESTVSKKLWDAGAGMLGKLNLDQFAMGSSNETSYFGNVISPWKRKGGDNAALAPGGSSGGSSAAIAARLCPAATGTDTGGSIRQPAAFTGISGIKPTYGRCSRWGIVAFASSLDQAGPMARTVRDNAILLETMSGFDPKDSTSLDLAVPQWEAGLSSDLRGRKVGIPKEYRPDGLNAEIAALWDRGIEWLKDAGAEVVEVSLPHTQYALPTYYIIAPAEASSNLARYDGVRYGQRDLPDGAGLQDMYAATRAAGFGPEVKRRIMIGTYVLSAGFYDAYYTQAQKVRALIARDFELAFEKCDLLLTPTAPSASFALGEKQADPLAMYLNDVFTVPASLAGLPAMAVPGGLDTQGLPLGLQIIGRALDEQTVLNAGLAIEERAGFVARPSKWW encoded by the coding sequence ATGCCGAATTCCACAGATAAGAACGCTTTGACCGATCTGACGGTCGCGGAAATCCGCGACGGCTTTCGTGGCGGCGCTTTTTCGGCGCGCGAAGTGGCCGAGGCGTTCAACGCCAATGTGGCCGCGGCGAAGGCGCTCAATGCCTTTATCGTCGAGACGCCGGAAAAGGCTCTGGCAGCCGCCGATGCCGCCGACAGGGCGAAGGCGGCGGGCGAGGCTTTGAAGCCGCTGGCGGGCGTGCCCATCGGCATGAAGGATTTGTTCTGCACCGAGGGCGTGCAGACCACCGCCGCGTCGCACATGCTGGAAGGCTTTACGCCGACCTATGAATCCACCGTGTCGAAGAAGCTGTGGGATGCGGGCGCGGGGATGCTGGGGAAGCTGAACCTCGACCAGTTCGCCATGGGGTCGTCCAACGAGACGAGCTATTTCGGCAATGTGATCTCTCCCTGGAAGCGCAAGGGCGGGGATAATGCCGCGCTGGCGCCCGGCGGGTCTTCGGGCGGGTCTTCGGCGGCGATCGCGGCGCGGCTCTGCCCGGCGGCGACGGGGACCGATACGGGCGGATCGATCCGTCAGCCCGCGGCTTTCACGGGCATTTCGGGGATCAAGCCGACCTATGGCCGCTGCTCGCGCTGGGGGATCGTGGCGTTCGCTTCGTCGCTCGATCAGGCGGGGCCGATGGCGCGGACGGTGCGGGACAATGCCATCCTGCTGGAAACGATGTCGGGCTTCGATCCCAAGGATTCGACTTCGCTCGATCTGGCGGTGCCGCAGTGGGAAGCGGGGCTTTCGAGCGACCTGCGCGGCAGGAAGGTTGGCATTCCCAAGGAATATCGCCCCGACGGCCTGAATGCGGAAATCGCGGCGCTGTGGGACCGGGGCATCGAATGGCTGAAGGATGCGGGCGCGGAAGTGGTCGAGGTGTCGCTGCCGCATACGCAATATGCGCTGCCGACCTATTATATCATCGCGCCGGCGGAGGCTTCTTCGAACCTCGCGCGCTATGACGGGGTGCGCTATGGGCAGCGCGACTTGCCGGACGGGGCGGGCTTGCAGGACATGTATGCCGCGACCCGTGCCGCGGGGTTCGGGCCGGAGGTCAAGCGCCGGATCATGATCGGCACCTATGTGCTGTCGGCGGGCTTCTACGACGCTTATTATACGCAGGCGCAGAAGGTCCGGGCGCTGATCGCGCGCGATTTCGAACTGGCTTTCGAAAAGTGCGACCTGCTGCTGACGCCGACAGCGCCGAGCGCCTCCTTCGCGCTGGGCGAGAAGCAGGCCGATCCGCTGGCCATGTATCTGAACGATGTGTTCACGGTGCCCGCGTCGCTTGCCGGACTGCCCGCGATGGCGGTGCCGGGCGGGCTGGACACGCAGGGGTTGCCGCTGGGCTTGCAGATCATCGGCAGGGCGCTGGACGAGCAAACCGTGCTGAACGCGGGTCTGGCGATCGAAGAACGGGCGGGCTTCGTCGCGCGGCCGAGCAAGTGGTGGTAA